In one Mustela lutreola isolate mMusLut2 chromosome 8, mMusLut2.pri, whole genome shotgun sequence genomic region, the following are encoded:
- the LOC131837945 gene encoding olfactory receptor 8S1-like: MRNHSVVSEFILLGLSADSQIQALLFVLFLVVYLLTLMGNLLLLLVIRADSHLHTPMYFFLGQLSFLDLCHSSVSVPKLLENLLSEKKTISVKGCLAQVFFVFATGGTESCLLAVMAYDRYVAISSPLLYSQMMNRQLCIGLVWGSWSLAFLDALINILVALNLDFCEAQNIHHFSCELPSLYPLSCSDVSASFTALLCSSLLHFFGNFLLIFFSYVRILSTILSISSATGRSKAFSTCSSHLTAVIFFYGSGLLRYLMPNSGSTQELIFSLQYSVITPMLNPLIYSLKNREVKAAVRRILRKCV; the protein is encoded by the coding sequence atGAGAAACCACAGTGTTGTTTCTGAGTTCATCCTCCTTGGGCTGTCTGCTGACTCCCAGATCCAGGCTCTGCTCTTTGTGCTGTTCCTTGTTGTTTACCTCCTGACTCTGATGGGgaacctgctgctgctgctggtgatCAGGGCTGATTCTcacctccacacccccatgtacttcttcctgggACAGTTGTCCTTCCTGGATCTCTGCCACTCCTCTGTCAGTGTGCCCAAGCTGTTGGAGAACCTTCTGTCTGAGAAGAAAACCATCTCAGTAAAGGGCTGCCTGGCTCAGGTCTTCTTTGTGTTTGCCACTGGAGGCACTGAATCCTGCCTGCTTGCTgtcatggcctatgaccgctatgttgCCATCAGCTCCCCTCTGCTGTACAGCCAGATGATGAATAGACAGCTGTGTATAGGGCTGGTGTGGGGCTCATGGAGCTTGGCTTTTCTGGATGCTCTTATCAATATCCTTGTAGCTCTCAATTTAGACTTCTGTGAGGCTCAAAATATACACCACTTCAGCTGTGAGCTGCCATCTCTCTACCCTTTATCTTGCTCTGATGTGTCTGCAAGTTTTACTGCCCTGCTCTGCTCCAGCCTCCTGCatttctttggaaacttcctcCTGATATTTTTCTCCTATGTTCGCATTTTATCCACCATCCTGAGCATTAGCTCTGCTACAGGCAGAAGCAaggccttctccacctgctcctcccacctcacTGCGGTGATCTTCTTTTATGGCTCAGGGTTACTCCGCTATCTCATGCCAAACTCAGGATCCACTCAAGAGTTAATCTTCTCCTTGCAGTATAGCGTGATCACTCCTATGCTGAATCCTCTCATCTACAGCCTGAAGAACAGAGAGGTGAAGGCAGCTGTGAGAAGAATCTTAAGAAAATGTGTCTAG